The proteins below come from a single Methanothrix thermoacetophila PT genomic window:
- a CDS encoding U32 family peptidase: MRRKDEIPELLAPAGSWDALVAAVAAGADAVYLGGKRFSARMFAENFPSLEEAVDYAHARNVRVYVTVNTLVRDCEIDELEDYLVEICEIGADAILVQDTGVVRLARDIVPELELHASTQMTIHSADGVRWAARNGLKRVVLSRELSVDDIKNIKNVSDDLGVGLEVFVHGALCYSYSGQCLLSSSMGGRSGNRGMCAQPCRKPYTLLRGTSDEYGRLKDLRRRGGECYLLSTRDLCTYPSLDKIVSAGVDALKIEGRMKSAEYVAIVTRVYRDALDAIARGDWAQDDGEIQRLALAFNRGFTEGYILGADDIMGREMPDNRGVLVGKILNCSGGFAVVSPTGEILPEPGDGAVLRSGAEEIGFVVRERVDLQNGTFGLRVPDGARTGMYLYITRSARMRDDAERIIRRGRDRIPIDLRISFDNGVPVADVYLAGPSGRIELSVKGDFVMEAARTLPLSPSQIESQMRRTGGTQFVFREVVIDYPGGLYTTPAKLNQLRRDILRAAENALVHSYKRVCTRGRSPALDRTERKADRLRVSVYADTLDVIDGALEGGAERVYFEPTTYEHDLASALEKARDLCEGRAELVWKWPRITRDRFLYMAGDVLRDFRLNKIMVENLGALEAAERYECEIFGGQGLNIWNSLSVCMLSGARALTLSPELSASQISSIASLRDRPDLEVIAQGNIVIAVTEDRLISEGDVCAIRDRRHIFPVRRDAAGVTNILNSVETCLLDYLPQISLMGVDSVAIDARWRTKKYAREMAGIYSRAVGELSELPKLKSMVRRMAMGGITAGHFLRGVAEASD, from the coding sequence ATGCGTAGAAAGGATGAGATCCCTGAGCTTCTGGCCCCGGCCGGCTCCTGGGATGCGCTGGTTGCGGCTGTTGCAGCCGGAGCGGATGCTGTTTACCTTGGAGGAAAGCGTTTCAGCGCCCGGATGTTCGCCGAGAACTTCCCCAGCCTGGAGGAGGCTGTGGATTACGCTCATGCAAGGAACGTCAGGGTCTATGTAACCGTGAACACCCTCGTTCGTGATTGTGAGATCGACGAGCTGGAGGATTATCTGGTGGAGATCTGCGAGATTGGCGCAGACGCGATACTTGTGCAGGATACTGGAGTTGTTAGGCTGGCCAGGGATATCGTGCCGGAGCTGGAGCTCCATGCATCAACCCAGATGACGATACACAGCGCTGATGGAGTCAGATGGGCTGCGAGGAACGGCCTAAAGCGGGTGGTGCTCTCGAGAGAGCTTTCTGTTGATGATATTAAAAACATAAAAAATGTTTCCGATGATCTGGGCGTAGGGCTTGAGGTCTTTGTGCACGGCGCGCTCTGCTACTCTTACTCCGGACAGTGTCTTTTATCATCATCAATGGGTGGCAGAAGCGGAAACCGCGGGATGTGCGCCCAGCCGTGCAGGAAGCCATACACGCTGCTCAGAGGCACATCTGATGAATATGGAAGGCTGAAAGATCTGAGAAGGAGAGGAGGGGAATGCTATCTGCTCTCCACCCGTGATCTCTGCACGTACCCCAGCCTTGATAAGATCGTATCAGCTGGAGTCGACGCGCTCAAGATCGAGGGGCGGATGAAGTCTGCAGAGTACGTCGCCATTGTGACAAGGGTTTACAGAGATGCGCTTGATGCCATCGCGAGAGGTGATTGGGCGCAGGATGATGGAGAGATCCAGAGGCTCGCGCTCGCCTTCAACAGGGGGTTTACAGAGGGATACATCCTGGGCGCAGATGATATCATGGGAAGAGAGATGCCGGACAACAGGGGCGTCCTTGTGGGAAAGATCCTGAACTGCTCAGGGGGTTTTGCGGTCGTATCTCCCACCGGCGAGATCCTTCCAGAGCCCGGTGACGGGGCAGTGCTTCGCTCAGGAGCGGAGGAGATCGGATTCGTTGTGAGAGAGAGGGTCGATTTACAGAATGGCACGTTCGGGCTCAGGGTGCCTGATGGTGCCAGGACGGGAATGTATCTTTACATAACGCGATCCGCCCGCATGAGGGACGATGCTGAGAGGATCATCAGAAGAGGAAGAGATAGAATCCCAATCGACCTGCGGATATCCTTTGATAACGGGGTGCCGGTCGCAGATGTATATCTAGCTGGGCCGTCTGGGCGGATAGAGCTCTCTGTTAAGGGAGACTTTGTCATGGAGGCTGCGAGAACGCTTCCCCTCAGCCCCTCGCAAATAGAATCTCAGATGCGGAGAACCGGCGGAACCCAGTTCGTCTTCAGGGAGGTCGTCATCGATTATCCCGGGGGACTTTACACCACGCCAGCGAAGCTCAATCAGCTCAGAAGAGATATACTCAGAGCTGCGGAGAACGCTCTTGTGCACTCGTACAAAAGAGTGTGCACCAGAGGAAGATCGCCAGCTCTTGACAGAACTGAGAGAAAGGCTGACCGGCTCAGGGTATCGGTTTATGCCGATACTCTTGATGTGATTGATGGAGCGCTTGAGGGCGGCGCTGAGAGGGTGTACTTCGAGCCAACTACATATGAGCATGACCTTGCCTCTGCCCTGGAGAAGGCCCGCGATCTCTGTGAAGGGCGCGCAGAGCTGGTCTGGAAGTGGCCCCGGATAACAAGAGATCGTTTTCTGTATATGGCTGGGGATGTTCTCCGCGATTTCCGTCTCAACAAGATCATGGTCGAGAACCTGGGCGCTCTCGAGGCAGCAGAGCGATACGAATGCGAGATCTTCGGAGGACAGGGGCTGAACATATGGAACTCGCTGAGCGTGTGCATGCTCTCAGGAGCGAGAGCCCTGACGCTCTCACCGGAGCTCTCCGCAAGCCAGATCTCATCTATCGCATCTCTCCGTGACAGACCAGATCTTGAGGTGATCGCCCAGGGAAACATCGTGATCGCAGTGACCGAGGACAGGCTCATCTCAGAGGGAGATGTCTGCGCGATTCGGGACAGGAGACACATCTTTCCCGTCAGGAGAGATGCCGCGGGCGTCACGAATATACTGAACAGCGTGGAGACCTGCCTCCTGGATTACCTCCCTCAGATATCTTTGATGGGTGTGGATTCTGTGGCGATCGATGCCAGGTGGAGGACAAAAAAGTATGCCAGAGAGATGGCCGGGATATACTCGAGGGCTGTGGGGGAGCTTTCAGAGCTCCCGAAGCTCAAAAGCATGGTCAGGCGAATGGCCATGGGCGGGATCACAGCAGGACATTTTCTGAGGGGTGTTGCAGAGGCAAGCGATTGA
- a CDS encoding helix-turn-helix domain-containing protein, whose product MNEKLEEIGSRIRELRELSKISPEEMAGYLKVPLETYCGYESGHLDIPASLLFKIAQRLDVDMSLLLTGQEPKMSIFTVTRKGEGVEVERRKQYRYQSLAGRFAHKKAEPFIVTVEPRSEKPAVYSHPGQEFDYILEGTIKIYIHNNEIVLNEGDSIFFDSSYDHAMEALNNRPARMLVIVM is encoded by the coding sequence ATGAACGAGAAGCTTGAGGAGATCGGATCGCGGATACGTGAGCTTCGAGAGCTCTCAAAGATTTCGCCTGAGGAGATGGCCGGATACCTCAAAGTGCCGCTTGAGACATACTGCGGGTACGAGTCAGGCCATCTCGACATACCTGCGAGCCTGCTTTTCAAGATCGCGCAGCGCCTCGATGTCGACATGAGTCTCCTTCTAACAGGCCAGGAGCCGAAGATGAGCATCTTCACCGTGACCAGAAAGGGGGAGGGAGTGGAGGTCGAGAGGAGGAAGCAGTACAGGTACCAGAGCCTCGCGGGGCGGTTCGCACATAAGAAGGCAGAGCCATTCATAGTCACCGTCGAGCCGCGGTCTGAAAAGCCAGCGGTCTACAGCCATCCCGGCCAGGAGTTCGACTACATCCTGGAGGGGACCATAAAGATATACATCCACAACAACGAGATCGTCCTCAACGAGGGCGATTCGATATTCTTCGATTCGTCTTATGATCACGCTATGGAGGCTCTCAACAACAGACCTGCCAGGATGCTTGTCATTGTCATGTGA
- a CDS encoding AMP-binding protein: MASLLHKFVSRVEFDSYEDFRNNFRIIVPENFNFAYDVVDVYAQEQPDKIALVWCNDHGEERIFTFKDMKHWSDRAANLFSSYGIRKGDTVMLTLKSRYDFWICMIGLNKIGAVAIPSTHMLKAKDIVYRIKKANLKMVVCIIEDGVPEEVDLAHKELGDVNLIKAFVGREDQEREGWINFRRALAEASPDFTRPVGEEATRNEDVLIAYFTSGTTGYPKMVKHDQTYPLGHILTAKYWQNVADDGLHYTVADTGWAKCAWGKIYGQWIAGSAVFVYDYDRFDAGRMMEKLSKYKVTTFCAPPTIYRFMIKGDMSKYDFSTLKYAVTAGEPLNPSVYERFLEVTGLKLMEGYGQTETVVTIANFPWMEPKPGSMGKPAPGFDIVLLKDSRQCEVGEEGEIVIRTDKGKPVGLFIDYHLDPDRVRNTWHDGYYHTGDTAWVDEDGYIWFVGRTDDMIKTSGYRVGPFEVESALMTHPAVLECAITGVPDPIRGQVIKATVVLTKGYTPSEELKRELQEHVKRVTAPYKYPRIVEFVEELPKTISGKIRRVEIREKDKPYPIINAMECKGCERCILACPVNVLRMSEELNSRGYRYSVYAGDGCIGCGACYYTCPEPNALAVHIPSKGE, translated from the coding sequence TTGGCATCGCTTCTGCACAAGTTTGTGTCAAGGGTCGAGTTCGACTCATACGAGGATTTCAGGAACAACTTCAGAATAATTGTTCCGGAGAACTTCAACTTCGCCTACGATGTCGTCGATGTTTACGCTCAGGAGCAACCTGATAAGATCGCTCTGGTCTGGTGCAACGATCACGGTGAGGAGAGGATCTTCACATTCAAGGACATGAAGCACTGGAGCGACAGGGCGGCCAATCTCTTCAGTAGCTACGGAATCAGAAAAGGCGATACTGTGATGCTCACGCTGAAGAGCCGCTATGACTTCTGGATCTGCATGATAGGCCTCAACAAGATTGGGGCGGTGGCAATCCCGTCAACCCACATGCTCAAGGCGAAGGACATCGTCTACAGAATAAAAAAGGCTAACCTGAAGATGGTCGTCTGCATAATAGAGGATGGAGTGCCAGAGGAGGTAGATCTCGCTCATAAAGAGCTCGGCGATGTGAATCTCATAAAAGCATTTGTGGGCAGAGAGGATCAGGAGAGGGAGGGATGGATAAACTTCAGGCGCGCGCTCGCTGAGGCATCTCCTGATTTCACAAGACCTGTGGGGGAGGAGGCCACCAGGAACGAGGATGTTCTCATAGCCTACTTCACCTCCGGAACCACGGGCTACCCGAAGATGGTGAAACACGACCAAACATATCCGCTGGGACACATACTCACAGCGAAGTACTGGCAGAACGTCGCAGACGATGGACTGCACTACACGGTCGCGGATACAGGCTGGGCGAAGTGCGCCTGGGGCAAGATATACGGCCAGTGGATAGCTGGCTCGGCGGTCTTTGTCTACGACTACGACAGGTTTGACGCTGGAAGAATGATGGAGAAGCTATCAAAGTATAAGGTCACAACGTTCTGCGCCCCTCCGACGATCTACAGGTTCATGATCAAGGGGGACATGTCGAAGTACGATTTCTCCACATTAAAATACGCGGTCACTGCGGGCGAGCCGCTGAACCCATCTGTGTATGAGAGGTTCCTGGAGGTCACAGGCCTCAAGCTCATGGAGGGCTACGGCCAGACTGAGACTGTGGTGACGATAGCGAACTTCCCCTGGATGGAGCCGAAGCCTGGATCCATGGGCAAGCCCGCGCCCGGCTTCGATATAGTCCTCCTGAAGGACAGCAGGCAATGCGAGGTGGGCGAGGAGGGTGAGATCGTAATCCGCACGGATAAGGGAAAGCCGGTTGGGCTCTTCATAGACTACCACCTCGATCCAGACAGGGTGAGGAACACCTGGCACGATGGATACTATCACACGGGAGATACCGCGTGGGTCGACGAGGACGGGTACATATGGTTTGTTGGCAGGACAGACGACATGATAAAGACCTCCGGCTACAGGGTCGGGCCGTTTGAGGTCGAGAGCGCCCTGATGACTCATCCCGCAGTCCTGGAGTGTGCTATAACAGGCGTCCCCGATCCGATCAGAGGGCAGGTGATCAAGGCGACCGTGGTTCTTACAAAGGGCTACACGCCATCAGAGGAGCTGAAGAGAGAGCTGCAGGAGCATGTCAAGAGGGTAACAGCCCCCTACAAGTACCCCAGAATCGTGGAGTTTGTGGAGGAGCTCCCGAAGACGATAAGCGGAAAGATACGCAGGGTCGAGATCAGGGAGAAGGACAAGCCGTATCCGATTATAAACGCAATGGAGTGCAAGGGGTGTGAGCGGTGCATTCTCGCATGCCCTGTGAACGTGCTCAGGATGAGTGAGGAGCTGAACAGCAGGGGCTACAGGTATTCCGTGTACGCAGGAGATGGGTGCATAGGGTGCGGCGCGTGCTACTACACATGCCCCGAGCCGAACGCGCTTGCTGTTCACATACCATCAAAGGGCGAGTGA